A region from the Vicia villosa cultivar HV-30 ecotype Madison, WI linkage group LG3, Vvil1.0, whole genome shotgun sequence genome encodes:
- the LOC131656910 gene encoding cation/H(+) antiporter 4-like, protein MNSSASLFTSIVLLYEDNITGRHQVYNVCIEQPQMIIAEGIWASHTIVPPKSSFTMLEIQIIIIFFITQFFHFFLKRLGFSCFISQVMAGFLLGPSISLGPLDEYKKMLFPFGGPDILNTISSYGYAFFLFLNSVQMDFTLIRKTGKKSLVIALLSYYLPIMVGFLIIFLTRSVWINLVGEEQAYNLPIVVISHSGCSFAVIASLLRDIGILNSELGRLALSSAFLNDIAGNVFAGAGTAIVSTMERGMFLTVKNLLLFFVYLFGIPLIGRPIMMRMVKNTPEGKPINKIYINAIVLAFFLLGMLAGNFNQPFLAGAVILGLAVPEGPPLGSELVNQFELFSTWILTPLFVTCCVMKVDLTLCGPPILIIVVIGFILMVHTIKLLQCMIVCKYCNMPTTDGLCLALILSCKGVVDCCSFILVYDGTKKTPESIGIMVISTLVFATISKLGVKALYDPSRKYAGYQKRNIMNLKQNSELRLVAVVHRASHMVHVKNFLSLCSPAPDNVLIADVVHVMELIGRTTPIFISHRLQQKTGSTHNYSGELVVTFDLFERDHAGSATANTYTAISPQTFMQDDVCYLALDKNAAIIILPFHIRWTPQGLIESDDNMVRTLNSKVLERAPCSIGILVNRGNAATRNNNNSNNNNSTGYKVAMVFLGGPDDREALCLAKRFSKNLDNSLYVYRLLASDQDAMGWEKMIDDEELREVRGSYIKLENVKYEEKTIQDASETTTFIRDIANKFDFIIVGRRNGVKSPQTLGLENWTEYTELGVIGDLLASPDMETKASVLVVQQQQQTNYTSST, encoded by the exons ATGAACTCCTCCGCAAGTTTATTCACTTCAATTGTTCTGTTGTATGAGGATAATATTACAGGACGTCATCAAGTCTACAATGTTTGCATCGAACAACCACAAATGATAATAGCTGAAGGCATATGGGCTTCTCACACCATTGTTCCTCCTAAATCTTCATTTACAATGCTTGAGATTCAAATCATTATCATCTTTTTcatcacacaattctttcatttctttctcaAGCGCTTAGGATTCTCTTGTTTCATTTCACAAGTCATG GCTGGATTTCTTCTGGGTCCTTCAATTTCATTAGGACCACTAGATGAATACAAAAAGATGTTATTCCCTTTTGGTGGTCCAGACATACTAAACACAATATCATCCTATGGCTACGCATTTTTCTTATTCTTAAACTCGGTTCAAATGGACTTCACATTAATAAGAAAAACAGGCAAAAAATCTTTGGTCATCGCCCTTCTTTCCTATTATTTACCCATAATGGTTGGCTTCTTGATCATATTTCTTACCCGCTCAGTCTGGATAAATTTAGTTGGCGAAGAACAAGCTTATAATTTACCCATTGTCGTTATATCTCATAGTGGTTGTTCTTTTGCCGTCATTGCTTCTTTGTTAAGAGACATTGGAATCCTCAACTCGGAACTGGGCCGTCTTGCATTGTCTTCGGCTTTCTTAAACGATATAGCAGGTAATGTCTTTGCGGGTGCAGGGACGGCCATAGTGAGTACCATGGAAAGGGGAATGTTTCTGACAGTTAAAAActtacttttattttttgtttatctgtTTGGGATTCCATTAATTGGGAGACCAATAATGATGAGGATGGTGAAAAACACACCAGAAGGAAAACCAATCAACAAGATATATATAAACGCAATAGTGCTAGCATTTTTCTTATTGGGTATGTTAGCTGGAAACTTCAACCAACCTTTTTTGGCAGGAGCAGTTATATTGGGCCTTGCCGTTCCTGAAGGCCCGCCATTAGGGTCAGAGTTGGTTAACCAATTTGAATTATTCTCTACATGGATTCTCACTCCACTTTTTGTAACTTGTTGTGTCATGAAAGTGGATCTCACTCTTTGTGGCCCACCTATCCTTATTATTGTTGTCATCGGTTTCATCCTGATGGTGCATACCATTAAGCTACTACAGTGCATGATTGTTTGCAAATATTGCAATATGCCTACAACCGATGGTCTTTGCCTTGCCCTAATTTTGAGTTGCAAAGGTGTTGTTGATTGTTGCTCCTTTATTCTTGTCTATGATGGAACA AAGAAAACTCCTGAATCTATAGGTATTATGGTAATATCAACCTTAGTGTTTGCAACAATCTCAAAATTAGGTGTAAAGGCATTATACGACCCATCAAGAAAATATGCAGGGTATCAGAAAAGAAACATAATGAATCTAAAACAAAACTCAGAGCTTCGTTTGGTTGCAGTTGTGCACAGAGCAAGTCACATGGTTCACGTTAAGAACTTCTTAAGCCTATGTTCTCCGGCACCAGACAACGTGCTAATAGCAGACGTGGTACATGTTATGGAATTAATTGGAAGAACAACACCCATTTTCATTTCACATCGTCTCCAACAAAAAACGGGGTCAACACATAACTACTCGGGAGAGTTAGTTGTTACATTCGACCTTTTTGAGCGAGACCATGCTGGTTCAGCAACAGCTAACACGTACACAGCAATATCTCCACAAACGTTTATGCAGGACGATGTTTGTTACCTTGCATTAGACAAAAACGCAGCTATTATAATTCTACCATTTCACATAAGATGGACGCCACAAGGTTTAATTGAATCAGACGACAACATGGTAAGAACGTTGAATTCAAAGGTTTTGGAAAGAGCACCTTGTTCAATTGGAATTTTGGTTAACCGTGGCAATGCCGCcacaagaaataataataatagtaataataataattcaactGGTTATAAAGTAGCTATGGTTTTTCTTGGAGGGCCTGATGATAGAGAAGCTTTGTGTTTGGCTAAAAGGTTTTCCAAAAACTTAGATAATTCATTGTATGTGTATCGATTGTTAGCGAGCGACCAAGATGCAATGGGGTGGGAGAAAATGATTGATGATGAGGAGTTAAGGGAAGTTCGTGGATCTTATATTAAACTTGAAAATGTAAAGTATGAAGAAAAAACTATACAGGATGCATCTGAGACAACTACTTTCATTAGGGATATAGcaaataaatttgattttattattgttGGGAGACGTAATGGAGTTAAATCACCTCAGACACTTGGTTTAGAAAATTGGACTGAGTATACTGAATTAGGTGTTATTGGTGATTTGCTTGCTTCGCCTGATATGGAAACTAAAGCTTCTGTTTTAGTtgtgcaacaacaacaacaaactaaTTATACATCCTCCACTTAA